From Penicillium psychrofluorescens genome assembly, chromosome: 1, one genomic window encodes:
- a CDS encoding uncharacterized protein (ID:PFLUO_000800-T1.cds;~source:funannotate), translating into MSSGNSFDYPNRDEESLPPQDQSYLGFHDNYGFGGVMPEQGLPPADLEGRLSNVMLTYDSMPSTGVSMPMSMSAGHSFAYDSYPNTTMGMPPQLDQAQLLPAFTPFSQEIQPQVGHYTVQSGAAGPPQRRNEPYNDGNNSSGSNLEDSDFSRSSDRSQAQSHTSHRAQQARQPRTIQPYSSAPYRPLQPVAIQPKKPPAIKDRKAEDPSPGLEKPASKKTEHTGIYSSSGFDVLGALGRVAMRPNPKINIGAVDLSCAFVMCDILREDQPIVYVSEAFERLTGYTKEEIVDRNCRFLQAPDGKITPGSKRSFTDGQTVFRLRSTIDERSEIQASIINYRKGGQPFMNLITMIPIQWDSDEYRFYVGFQVDLVEKPDAVTRRNPDGTYSINYQRDQLPQYVVPPPDVYRTQPDLVARFGHDEVTAILNAVSVAGPEVSRQYLDWILVENTDDVIHVLSFNGEFLYLSPSCKRILEYDPVELIGKTLSTICHPSDIGPVSRDMRASTTTAPISVVYRVRQKYRGYMWLESHGAWHIDPNQGRKYLVMTARPRPVYSLDQLTHLGSSAALAENDIWAKVSVSGFILFVTSKVKPVLGRSPDDLIGKGLQELMESEDGPDAIKNALEAAARGQGPNRDLGNNESPPSFRHQMRHKKGHNLSAHTTLYAGDTAQGTKPTFLVAQIRFARSLPSASEDEDLATLPGTGKNSTLVTENLSPPRQYGALGQRMPDLSTLIGLNGLPTGNRSVSPSDEPAMFFAELNPRRGSSWQIELRELEKQNRGLTDELQRLLNRRKKRKRKQTAVSVEKACAICRTKNTPEWRRGPSGNRDLCNSCGLRWAKQNRGQQQPQPQQQQGQAPAAGSSSSEGR; encoded by the exons ATGTCCTCCGGCAACAGTTTTGACTATCCCAACCGCGATGAGGAGTCTCTGCCGCCACAGGACCAGTCCTACCTGGGCTTCCACGACAACTATGGATTTGGCGGCGTCATGCCTGAGCAGGGCCTGCCGCCCGCCGACCTGGAAGGCCGCCTGTCGAATGTCATGCTGACCTACGACTCCATGCCCAGCACCGGCGTGTCGATGCCCATGAGCATGAGTGCTGGCCATTCCTTCGCCTACGACTCCTACCCAAACACCACCATGGGCATGCCGCCCCAGCTGGACCAGGCCCAACTTCTTCCCGCCTTCACACCCTTTTCTCAGGAAATCCAACCGCAGGTCGGTCACTATACGGTGCAATCTGGCGCGGCCGGTCCGCCCCAGCGACGCAACGAGCCCTATAATGATGGCAACAATTCCTCCGGGAGTAACCTGGAGGACTCGGACTTCTCTCGATCCAGTGATCGGTCCCAGGCCCAGTCGCACACTTCCCACCGTGCCCAGCAGGCCCGCCAGCCACGCACGATCCAGCCATATTCGTCAGCCCCATATCGCCCATTACAGCCGGTGGCCATCCAGCCCAAGAAGCCACCTGCCATCAAAG ACCGTAAAGCCGAGGACCCCTCACCGGGCCTGGAAAAGCCTGCTTCCAAGAAGACAGAGCACACCGGCATCTATTCCAGCAGCGGCTTTGATGTCCTGGGGGCTTTGGGCCGAGTGGCCATGCGTCCCAACCCCAAAATCAACATTGGTGCCGTCGATCTTTCGTGCGCCTTTGTGATGTGCGACATTCTGCGCGAGGATCAGCCGATTGTGTATGTGTCTGAAGCATTTGAGCGGCTAACCGGCTacaccaaggaggagatcgtgGACCGAAACTGTCGCTTTTTGCAAGCGCCCGACGGCAAAATCACTCCCGGCTCGAAACGCTCTTTTACCGATGGCCAGACGGTTTTTCGATTGCGGTCGACTATTGACGAACGCAGCGAGATTCAAGCTAGCATTATCAATTACCGCAAGGGTGGACAGCCGTTCATGAACCTCATCACTATGATTCCGATCCAGTGGGATTCGGACGAGTACCGCTTCTATGTTGGATTCCAAGTCGATCTGGTTGAAAAGCCCGACGCTGTGACACGGAGGAATCCCG ATGGCACCTATAGCATCAACTACCAACGCGACCAACTGCCCCAATATGTGGTTCCTCCGCCGGATGTGTACCGAACTCAGCCGGACCTCGTCGCCAGGTTCGGTCACGATGAGGTGACGGCAATCCTCAACGCGGTGAGCGTCGCTGGACCTGAGGTCTCCCGGCAGTACCTGGATTGGATCCTTGTCGAGAATACAGACGACGTGATTCATGTACTGTCTTTCAACGGCGAGTTCCTCTATCTGTCACCCTCCTGCAAGCGGATTCTGGAGTATGACCCTGTCGAACTGATTGGCAAGACGCTGTCGACTATCTGCCACCCCAGCGATATTGGACCCGTGAGCCGCGACATGCGGGCTAGCACGACGACCGCGCCTATCAGCGTCGTGTACCGCGTTCGACAGAAGTACCGTGGATACATGTGGCTTGAGAGCCATGGGGCATGGCACATCGACCCGAACCAGGGACGGAAGTACCTAGTGATGACCGCGCGGCCGCGACCCGTCTACTCGCTTGATCAACTTACCCACCTGGGATCTTCCGCTGCTCTGGCCGAAAACGACATTTGGGCCAAGGTCTCCGTGTCCGGCTTCATTCTGTTTGTCACATCCAAGGTCAAACCGGTACTTGGCCGCTCGCCGGATGACCTGATCGGGAAGGGACTGCAAGAGCTCATGGAGTCCGAAGACGGGCCTGACGCGATCAAAAATGCCCTGGAGGCAGCAGCGCGAGGGCAAGGTCCCAATCGAGACTTGGGCAATAATGAATCTCCGCCGTCCTTCCGCCACCAAATGCGCCACAAAAAGGGGCACAACCTATCTGCGCACACGACCTTATATGCCGGCGACACTGCACAAGGCACGAAACCTACGTTCCTCGTCGCACAAATCCGATTCGCTCGCTCTCTACCATCGGCctccgaagacgaagaccTAGCCACCCTCCCCGGCACAGGCAAAAACTCAACTCTTGTCACGGAGAACCTGAGCCCACCTCGCCAATACGGTGCACTCGGCCAACGCATGCCCGATCTTTCGACCTTGATCGGCCTCAATGGCCTACCGACAGGTAACCGCAGCGTGTCACCATCTGACGAACCAGCCATGTTCTTCGCAGAGCTCAACCCGAGGCGCGGATCGAGCTGGCAGAtcgagctgcgcgagctggagaagcagaatCGCGGGCTGACGGATGAATTGCAACGTCTGCTGAATCGgcgcaagaagcgcaagcgcaagcaAACCGCGGTCAGTGTTGAAAAGGCGTGCGCGATCTGCCGGACGAAGAATACGCCTGAGTGGCGGAGAGGTCCAAGTGGGAATCGGGATTTGTGCAACAGTTGTGGATTGAGATGGGCGAAGCAGAACCgtggccagcagcagccgcagccgcagcaacaacaaggacaggctcctgctgctggtagtagtagtagtgaGGGAAGATAA
- a CDS encoding uncharacterized protein (ID:PFLUO_000805-T1.cds;~source:funannotate), giving the protein MSSSTQLAEFTFIPLGAIIQEFRIGGTNIVQGFPTQDHYVKYNTPHYGATIGRVANRIKDGVIHNLNGKEVHLARNNGPNALHGGPLGWGKRVFDGPHTVQRNGHDALLFKYLSKDGEEGYPGTVEVRVWYTASKEDEGAAKSVLTAEYEVEFVGDECDETVVNITNHSYFNITGGPTVAGTTAQLATADYLPLDSTGIPVGTIDKFPRDVASPFTLGTNEPHIDDVFVMETDPSKIPLDTRGLPLRRLAQFNHPDTKLHLEVHSTEPAFQFYTGKYINVPEIDGAPAHGEGAGFCVEPSRYVNAINEDKWRNMVLLKKGQIFGCKNVYKAWKA; this is encoded by the exons atgtcTTCCTCCACCCAGCTAGCCGAATTCACCTTCATTCCCCTGGGCGCCATCATCCAGGAGTTCCGCATCGGCGGCACCAACATCGTACAGGGCTTCCCTACGCAGGACCACTATGTCAAGTACAACACCCCGCACTACGGCGCCACGATTGGCCGGGTCGCCAACCGTATCAAGGACGGCGTCATCCACAATCTGAATGGTAAGGAGGTTCATCTGGCCCGCAACAATGGGCCCAATGCGCTGCACGGCGGCCCACTGGGCTGGGGCAAGCGTGTCTTCGATGGTCCGCACACCGTCCAGCGCAATGGCCACGACGCTCTGCTCTTCAAGTACCTCtccaaggatggcgaggagggctaCCCCGGTACCGTTGAGGTGCGGGTCTGGTACACGGCGAGCAAGGAGGACGAAGGCGCGGCCAAGAGCGTGCTGACGGCCGAGTACGAGGTGGAGTTTGTCGGTGATGAGTGCGACGAGACGGtggtcaacatcaccaaccACAG CTATTTCAACATTACCGGCGGCCCGACGGTGGCAGGCACCACCGCCCAGCTCGCAACCGCCGACTACCTCCCTCTTGATTCCACCGGAATCCCTGTCGGCACCATCGACAAGTTCCCGCGCGACGTGGCCTCCCCCTTCACGCTGGGCACGAACGAGCCGCACATCGATGACGTCTTTGTCATGGAGACCGATCCGTCTAAGATCCCGCTCGACACGCGTGGCCTGCCCCTGCGCCGTCTCGCGCAGTTCAACCACCCGGATACCAAGCTGCACCTTGAAGTGCACAGCACGGAACCCGCCTTCCAGTTCTACACAGGCAAGTATATCAATGTCCCTGAGATTGATGGTGCTCCGGCCCACGGCGAGGGCGCCGGTTTCTGCGTGGAGCCAAGTCGGTACGTCAATGCTATCAATGAAGACAAGTGGCGCAACATGGTGCTTCTCAAGAAGGGGCAGATCTTTGGCTGCAAGAATGTGTACAAGGCGTGGAAGGCCTAG
- a CDS encoding uncharacterized protein (ID:PFLUO_000803-T1.cds;~source:funannotate), translating into MRCVTAKRTCGGYENDEKVVIQQYGRPDNTPGSTTKSIGRKCSLPVRERLPGTNILASDNSPIEVPDKAVDEFALQAFVYDFCVHSTSQALSRGFLGRLEARLRRLGWKSDLAKACGLVALAKHGISLNRPHLSLRAEKLYQDLVASLAVEIQHPPATLANKEDKALVALLLGLYEIIAADDLRPSNHNVHARGVAAMLGVRNSPLELLQAVQGGQSLGALGGAVHNTGLLTPPIASSSDQALDPLLSILGSIWERNNSTINTTAEILVLRDEAMRLNDMFSKWEEAQPNDFKPSTVGSMTGRGVYFDYGVGSWPGKVDTYFDFYVAGVWNAYRAARLLLVDLILQLSDTIDDGTDHDAELDVVLHVLEDMLSSIPYHLAEDVHAFLRDSDSNSSIANPGRSVGGLLLMHSMHVVSNLVIINPQIRSHMKKCLVWMKQNMGIGLASLLANVGIFWS; encoded by the exons ATGAGATGTGTCACTGCCAAGCGCACATGTGGTGGCTATGAGAATGACGAGAAAGTGGTCATCCAGCAATACGGACGCCCCGATAATACGCCTGGCAGCACCACCAAGTCAATTGGACGCAAGTGCTCACTCCCTGTGCGAGAACGTCTCCCAGGGACAAACATCCTAGCCAGCGACAATTCGCCAATAGAAGTGCCCGACAAAGCTGTGGATGAGTTCGCCCTGCAGGCATTTGTGTATGACTTTTGCGTCCACTCAACCAGTCAGGCCCTGTCCCGTGGGTTTTTGGGGCGCCTCGAGGCTCGTCTGCGTCGTCTAGGCTGGAAGTCtgatctggccaaggctTGTGGACTGGTCGCCTTAGCGAAACATGGCATCTCACTCAACCGCCCGCATCTGAGCCTCCGTGCTGAGAAACTGTATCAGGATTTGGTGGCCTCCCTGGCTGTTGAGATCCAGCATCCCCCTGCTACCTTGGCTAATAAGGAGGACAAAGCGCTGGTCGCCTTGCTTCTGGGTCTTTATGAG ATCATTGCTGCCGATGACTTGCGGCCTAGTAACCACAATGTCCACGCGAGGGGTGTTGCTGCTATGCTCGGGGTGAGGAATTCCCCATTGGAGCTCCTGCAAGCTGTCCAGGGTGGTCAGTCGCTCGGGGCTTTGGGCGGAGCAGTACAT AATACTGGTCTGCTTACACCTCCAATTGCAAGCTCTTCAGATCAGGCATTAGATCCCTTGCTATCTATACTCGGATCCATTTGGGAACGGAACAATAGCACAATTAATACAACTGCCGAGATACTCGTACTCCGGGACGAGGCAATGCGGTTGAACGATATGTTCTCCAAATGGGAAGAAGCTCAACCTAATGATTTCAAACCGAGCACGGTTGGCTCCATGACTGGACGAGGGGTGTACTTCGATTATGGAGTGGGTTCCTGGCCCGGCAAAGTGGATACATACTTTGACTTCTACGTTGCTGGGGTATGGAATGCCTATCGCGCCGCTCGATTATTGCTTGTCGACCTCATTCTGCAACTATCGGATACTATCGATGATGGCACGGATCATGATGCGGAACTAGATGTGGTGCTGCATGTTTTGGAGGACATGCTTTCGTCTATTCCGTACCATCTGGCGGAAGACGTGCATGCCTTTTTGCGTGATTCGGATTCCAATTCATCGATTGCCAACCCAGGTCGATCGGTCGGTGGCTTGTTGCTCATGCATTCCATGCACGTTGTTTCCAATCTCGTGATCATCAATCCTCAGATTCGAAGCCACATGAAGAAATGTCTGGTGTGGATGAAACAGAATATGGGGATAGGGCTGGCATCTCTCCTGGCCAACGTGGGTATTTTCTGGTCTTAG
- a CDS encoding uncharacterized protein (ID:PFLUO_000801-T1.cds;~source:funannotate), which produces MADKISITICGDGGCGKSSITLRLVRSQWIHEYDPTIEDSYSVTRTVDGLPYFLSITDTAGQEEYRGLWTAATLQSDAFLLAYDITNPSSLDSLNYFMDMINLEAEKRAENAQRRRKEPQGHNAIDIGLPPPVKIVAGNKCDLKDGRVITSRDGLEYARRHGCGFMETSAREMVNIEETFALLVRRVVEARRLHYQQATAAPTRPLASRAGPSAHTTALPPTTADASVKGSHEAQTRHRFWGFGKRARNTVLVFNRSEQDLEKYKGEVSTGDKKLEARGSFSHRLCCFG; this is translated from the exons ATGGCAGACAAGATCTCAATCACCATCTGCGGGGATGGCGGATGCG GCAAATCGTCCATCACCCTGCGGCTGGTCCGCAGTCAATGGATACACGA GTATGACCCAACCATCG AGGACTCATACTCGGTCACCCGCACGGTTGATGGCCTCCCGTACTTCCTGTCCATCACCGACACCGCCGGCCAGGAGGAGTATCGCGGGCTGTGGACGGCCGCGACGCTGCAATCCGACGCCTTTCTGCTTGCCTACGATATCACGAATCCCTCGAGCCTGGACTCGCTCAATTATTTCATGGACATGATTAacctcgaggccgagaagcGCGCTGAAAACGCCCAGCGCCGGCGCAAGGAACCCCAGGGCCACAATGCAATTGATATCGGTCTGCCGCCGCCCGTCAAGATTGTGGCTGGCAACAAGTGCGACCTGAAGGACGGGCGCGTCATCACCTCCCGCGACGGGCTGGAGTACGCACGCAGGCACGGCTGTGGGTTTATGGAGACGAGTGCGCGGGAAATGGTCAATATCGAGGAGACGTTTGCTT TGTTGGTCCGCCGAGTCGTCGAAGCGCGCCGGCTACATTATCAACAAGCCACCGCTGCACCCACCCGGCCGCTGGCTTCGCGCGCTGGGCCATCTGCCCACACCACCGCTCTACCCCCGACCACGGCGGACGCAAGCGTGAAGGGATCTCACGAGGCACAAACCCGCCATCGCTTTTGGGGGTTTGGCAAGCGCGCGCGGAACACAGTGCTAGTCTTCAATCGCTCGGAACAGGACCTGGAAAAATACAAGGGCGAGGTTTCAACGGGGGATAAAAAACTAGAGGCACGAGGTTCCTTCTCGCACCGGCTCTGTTGCTTTGGTTAG
- a CDS encoding uncharacterized protein (ID:PFLUO_000802-T1.cds;~source:funannotate), translating into MAARQSTPTSDHSQSDGNVRKRVCKACDRCRLKKSKCDGASPCSRCRADNAICVFGERKKAHDKVYPKGYVEMLEQQQAWLVHGLQELYRRSTDGEGWAGDRLKSEPNGHPLTHDLLTHLGALDHSKGEHFEENPETMQQDLWRSNAGHMQRQESSDGSADSPQSPTARSRFSSDAFSQRQMPPTPPAYSPTARAPQIKGEPQMSGSYAQQLPMQGVVNPLALQGGPQQQQQWPNNPSFNPFDEMDLMNSADYANLSFDDNQMASPMFNRQVPMNCMSSGSFVDSKNDYEDFNQFLNPNPTEITSI; encoded by the exons atggctgcgCGCCAATCGACACCCACGTCCGACCACTCACAGTCGGATGGCAACGTTCGTAAGCGGGTGTGCAAAGCCTGCGATCGCTGTCGActgaagaaatccaag TGTGATGGAGCGAGCCCATGCTCGCGCTGTCGAGCAGATAATGCCATCTGCGTCTTCGGGGAACGCAAAAAGGCCCACGATAAAGTGTACCCTAAAGG ATATGTTGAGATGCTCGAACAGCAACAAGCCTGGCTGGTCCACGGCCTCCAGGAGCTCTACCGACGATCTACCGACGGCGAAGGCTGGGCCGGCGACCGATTGAAGTCCGAGCCCAACGGCCACCCGCTCACACACGACCTGCTCACCCACCTGGGCGCCCTCGATCACAGTAAGGGCGAGCACTTTGAAGAAAATCCCGAGACCATGCAGCAGGACCTATGGCGCTCCAACGCCGGCCATATGCAGCGTCAGGAATCGTCCGACGGCAGCGCCGACAGTCCGCAGTCCCCCACGGCTCGGTCTCGCTTTTCGTCCGACGCCTTCAGTCAGCGCCAGATGCCCCCCACCCCGCCGGCCTATAGCCCGACGGCGCGCGCGCCCCAGATCAAGGGCGAGCCTCAGATGTCCGGCAGCTAtgcgcagcagctgcccATGCAGGGCGTGGTCAACCCGCTCGCTCTGCAGGGTGGTcctcagcagcaacagcagtgGCCCAATAACCCCAGCTTTAATCCTTTTGATGAGATGGACCTCATGAACTCGGCTGACTATGCCAACTTGTCGTTCGATGACAACCAAATGGCCTCGCCCATGTTCAACCGCCAGGTGCCCATGAACTGCATGTCGTCGGGATCCTTTGTCGACTCCAAGAACGACTACGAAGACTTCAACCAGTTCCTCAATCCAAATCCGACGGAGATCACTTCCATCTGA
- a CDS encoding uncharacterized protein (ID:PFLUO_000804-T1.cds;~source:funannotate) — MSAAWINEPKAHPLEVKAAPTYTPGPNEILVRNHVVAMNPIDNTTQIRGIFPLQYPAIMGQDVAGEVVAIGPNVTRFKDGDRVLGHSVVFATQEQRDGAFQTYTIVRTNLACPIPDEISFESASVLPLGLSTASCALFQDDDLHLQLPTSPSQKPTGKTVLIWGAASSVGCNAVQLAVAAGYEVVATASPHNFDLVKKLGASQVLDYHNPAVVEELLHALQGRELAGAFDCIGFSAAQATATVVAASQGAKRVVSTKPVPADLNRLEGVTVKQCRGDALRDNHIGKAVYEDFLPQALKDRSFVPAPGPLVAGKGLESVQGALDLLQKGVSAKKVVVVL; from the coding sequence ATGTCTGCTGCTTGGATCAATGAGCCCAAGGCTCACCCACTcgaggtcaaggccgcccCGACTTACACCCCGGGCCCCAATGAGATTCTCGTGCGCAACCACGTCGTGGCGATGAACCCCATCGACAACACGACCCAAATCCGTGGAATCTTCCCTCTCCAGTATCCAGCCATCATGGGTCAAGATGTTGCCGGCGAGGTTGTGGCCATTGGCCCCAACGTGACACGCTTCAAGGACGGTGACCGCGTGCTAGGTCACTCCGTGGTCTTCGCGACACAAGAGCAGCGAGACGGGGCTTTCCAGACCTACACCATCGTGCGCACCAACCTGGCCTGTCCCATCCCCGATGAGATCTCGTTTGAGTCGGCCTCAGTGCTTCCTTTGGGTCTGTCAACCGCCTCGTGTGCCCTATTCCAGGACGATGATCTCCACCTGCAACTTCCGACCTCTCCCTCACAGAAGCCCACAGGCAAGACGGTCCTGATCTGGGGCGCAGCATCCAGCGTGGGCTGCAACGCTGTACAGCTGGCTGTGGCAGCGGGATACGAAGTTGTGGCCACCGCTTCGCCACACAACTTCGATCTGGTGAAGAAACTCGGCGCCAGCCAGGTGCTAGACTACCACAATCCCGCGGTCGTCGAAGAGCTGCTCCATGCTCTCCAGGGCAGAGAACTTGCCGGTGCGTTTGATTGTATTGGTTTCTCCGCGGCACaggccacggccacggtGGTTGCAGCGTCGCAAGGCGCCAAGCGCGTTGTCTCTACCAAGCCTGTGCCGGCTGATCTGAATCGGCTGGAGGGAGTCACTGTCAAGCAGTGCCGTGGCGATGCTCTGCGAGATAATCATATCGGGAAAGCAGTCTACGAGGATTTCTTGCCTCAGGCGCTCAAGGATCGGTCGTTTGTCCCGGCTCCGGGGCCGTTGGTTGCGGGTAAGGGGTTGGAGAGTGTACAGGGTGCACTGGACCTGCTCCAGAAGGGGGTTTCTGCTAAGAAGGTTGTGGTTGTGCTTTAG
- a CDS encoding uncharacterized protein (ID:PFLUO_000798-T1.cds;~source:funannotate): MGMFRTFSLGLFAVLAAVLYAPVAHVIRVGGIFRTPQQMFFPEGHGPIHIEDTIHCEDVHHYRPANLLFAACEDSKMTRIGWFPPLDHFSKLPTTPGSIHVIDPKTMKSKRLAFDGFKGPFVSHGIDVIEDPKQADAVYIVAVNHLPNPEYYEQEAEAAEAQNIPKARSQIEIFRHVLQSNKAQHVRSIRHPLIRTPNDVVADSPYSLYVTNDHFYREGTLRLIEDLWPSAKWSNIIHVQIDELKSTDALAGVQASVAHTGLWNNNGLGHGQSEQEVVISSAVGGELYIANKYDNNSTLSIHSTISFDTVTDNPSYYADPYRTDSDDASGYLVAGISQPVNLAENSKDPEAKDPCQAWYARRAGDGKWEKKMLFEDDGSRLRTASAAVLVPIEPKEDGKKRAWLFVTGFMSESMVAVQVEL, from the exons ATGGGGATGTTCCGCACGTTTAGCCTAGGACTGTTCGCAGTCCTAGCGGCCGTATTGTACGCGCCCGTCGCCCATGTTATCAGGGTTGGAGGCATCTTCCGGACTCCCCAGCAGATGTTCTTCCCAGAAGGACATGGCCCAATCCACATCGAGGATACTATTCACTGCGAGGATGTACACCACTACCGTCCGGCCAACCTCCTCTTTGCTGCGTGCGAGGACTCGAAGATGACACGGATTGGCTGGTTCCCGCCGCTGGACCATTTTTCGAAGCTGCCGACGACACCGGGATCTATTCATGTTATTGATCCGAAG ACAATGAAGTCAAAGCGTCTGGCCTTTGACGGCTTCAAGGGTCCCTTCGTGTCGCACGGTATTGATGTGATCGAAGACCCCAAGCAGGCGGACGCCGTGTACATCGTCGCAGTCAACCACCTTCCCAACCCGGAGTATTACGAACaggaagccgaagcagcCGAGGCTCAGAATATCCCCAAAGCCCGTTCTCAGATCGAAATCTTTCGCCATGTTCTACAATCGAACAAGGCGCAGCATGTGCGTTCAATCCGACACCCGCTCATCCGCACCCCGAACGATGTCGTCGCCGACAGCCCGTACTCGCTCTACGTGACCAACGACCACTTCTACCGCGAGGGAACCCTGCGACTCATCGAGGATCTATGGCCTTCCGCCAAGTGGTCGAATATCATCCACGTCCAGATCGACGAACTCAAGTCCACAGATGCTCTGGCGGGTGTCCAGGCCTCGGTCGCCCACACGGGTCTGTGGAACAACAACGGGCTCGGACACGGCCAGTCCGAGCAAGAAGTGGTTATTTCGAGTGCCGTCGGTGGCGAGCTGTATATCGCCAATAAGTACGACAACAATAGTACCCTGTCCATCCACAGCACCATCTCCTTTGACACTGTCACCGATAACCCGAGCTACTACGCGGACCCCTACCGCACGGACTCGGACGATGCGAGCGGGTATCTTGTCGCGGGCATTTCGCAACCTGTCAATCTGGCGGAGAATTCCAAGGATCCCGAGGCGAAGGATCCCTGTCAAGCGTGGTATGCCCGTCGCGCGGGTGATGGAAAatgggagaagaagatgctgtttgaagatgatggctcGAGACTTCGTACGGCGAGTGCGGCGGTGTTGGTGCCCATTGAGCcgaaggaggatggcaagaagagAGCATGGTTGTTTGTGACGGGATTTATGTCGGAGAGTATGGTCGCTGTGCAGGTGGAGCTGTAA
- a CDS encoding uncharacterized protein (ID:PFLUO_000799-T1.cds;~source:funannotate) has translation MSSLRAQRALYARLQCHSPQSQPTILLFSTYARHNSPPSSPRSSPPTPVAVSTPKKHEINPPSSTRPSPLSLPAAVTETASTYEKITRYIAIGRAYLTFYKTGLKNVYHNYRASLPLRKTLGLPAYIPISPPRLSRDKNAASLLGRAQFQLVRRSARDVRRMIPFSLILVVCGEFTPLVIPLFGSAVTPFTCRVPSQVSKERAVAATRKRNALAGHTAATAGSLSPMSVGGKEELSLLATQFTNPAFARTADAESVMRACAVFGLVKSHARFAPGVLLRFVYRPRLEKHVSYLAIDDAMIRDGGGVKALVAEEVRAAVEERGSGDVASGYRKEGQRETVEREWLERWLDLRSGKK, from the coding sequence ATGTCCTCCCTCCGGGCCCAGCGTGCCCTGTACGCTCGGCTTCAATGCCATAGTCCCCAATCTCAACCAACGATTCTCCTATTTTCGACTTACGCCCGCCACAACTCCCCgccgtcttctcctcgatcaTCACCTCCGACCCCCGTCGCAGTCTCAACCCCGAAGAAACACGAAATCAACCCACCATCCAGCACACGCCCCTCGCCTCTCTCGCTCCCCGCAGCCGTTACAGAGACAGCGTCCACCTACGAAAAGATAACTCGCTAcatcgccatcggccgcGCGTACCTCACCTTCTACAAAACGGGCCTGAAGAACGTCTACCACAACTACCGCGCCTCGCTGCCCCTCCGAAAGACACTGGGTCTCCCAGCCTACATCCCCATCTCCCCTCCCCGGCTTTCCAGAGACAAAAATGCAGCATCATTACTCGGCCGCGCGCAGTTTCAACTCGTCCGCCGCTCAGCCCGCGATGTCCGCCGCATGATCCCCTTCAGCCTGATCCTTGTTGTGTGCGGCGAGTTCACGCCGCTTGTTATCCCCTTATTTGGGAGTGCCGTCACCCCGTTTACATGTCGTGTTCCCTCGCAGGTCTCCAAGGAGCGCGCCGTtgcggcgacgaggaagagaaacgcTTTGGCGGGGCATACCGCTGCCACTGCTGGGTCTCTGTCGCCAATGTCAGTGGGTGGGAAAGAGGAACTGAGCCTGCTTGCTACCCAATTCACAAATCCCGCTTTTGCGCGAACTGCGGATGCGGAGAGTGTAATGCGCGCATGCGCCGTGTTCGGACTGGTCAAGAGCCATGCTCGCTTTGCTCCGGGTGTTCTGCTGAGATTTGTTTATCGGCCGCGGTTGGAGAAACATGTCTCTTATCTGGCGATTGATGATGCGATGATTCGCGACGGCGGGGGTGTCAAGGCCCTTGTGGCTGAGGAAGTGCGTGCTGCGGTTGAGGAGCGCGGGAGTGGGGATGTGGCGAGCGGGTATAGAAAGGAGGGACAGAGAGAGACGGTTGAAAGGGAATGGCTGGAACGATGGTTGGATTTgaggagtgggaagaagTAG